The following coding sequences lie in one Nonomuraea muscovyensis genomic window:
- the rpoB gene encoding DNA-directed RNA polymerase subunit beta: MAASRNASAVPAGPRRVSFSRIQEPLEVPDLLALQTESFDWLLGNEKWKARVEAARQAGRKDVPTQSGLEEIFEEISPIEDFSGTMSLSFRDHRFEPPKYSVDECKDKDMTFSAPMFVTAEFINNTTGEIKSQTVFMGDFPLMTPKGTFIINGTERVVVSQLVRSPGVYFERSVDKTSDKDLYGCKVIPSRGAWLEFEIDKRDSVGVRIDRKRKQAVTVLLKALGWTTEQILERFGQYESMRATLEKDHTAGQDDALLDIYRKLRPGEPPTKESAQTLLENLYFNPKRYDLAKVGRYKINKKLGVASEITQGTLTEDDIVATIEYIVRLHAGEESMPAAEGAPIDDVIVEVDDIDHFGNRRLRSVGELIQNQVRLGLARMERVVRERMTTQDVEAITPQTLINIRPVVASIKEFFGTSQLSQFMDQTNPLAGLTHKRRLSALGPGGLSRERAGFEVRDVHPSHYGRMCPIETPEGPNIGLIGSLASYGRINAFGFVETPYRKVVDGKVTGQIDYLTADEEDRFVKAQANTRLNPDGSFAEARVLVRTKGGETELARAEEVDYIDVSPRQMVSVATAMIPFLEHDDANRALMGSNMQRQSVPLLKSEAPLVGTGMEYRAATDAGDVICAEKAGVVEEVSADYVTVMNDDGTRTTYRVAKFKRSNQGTSFNQKPIVAEGDRIEVNQVIADGPCTDNGEMALGKNLLVAFMPWEGHNYEDAIILSQRLVQDDVLSSIHIEEHEVDARDTKLGPEEITRDIPNVSEEVLADLDERGIIRIGAEVVPGDILVGKVTPKGETELTPEERLLRAIFGEKAREVRDTSLKVPHGEQGKVIGVRVFSREEGDELPPGVNELVRVYVAQKRKITDGDKLAGRHGNKGVISKILPVEDMPFLEDGTPVDIILNPLGVPGRMNVGQVLETHLGWIAARGWDISGIEEAWAERLRDKGFETVEPRTNMATPVFDGAHEGEIVGLLKNTVPNRDGDRMVQESGKARLFDGRSGEPFPYPIAVGYIYILKLLHLVDDKIHARSTGPYSMITQQPLGGKAQFGGQRFGEMEVWALEAYGAAYALQELLTIKSDDVLGRVKVYEAIVKGENIPEPGIPESFKVLIKEMQSLCLNVEVLSSDGMSIEMRDTDEDVFRAAEELGIDLSRREPSSVEEV, translated from the coding sequence TTGGCAGCCTCGCGCAACGCCTCCGCCGTACCCGCCGGTCCCCGTCGCGTCTCTTTTTCGCGCATCCAGGAGCCCCTCGAAGTTCCTGACCTTCTCGCCCTGCAGACCGAGTCCTTCGACTGGCTGCTCGGCAACGAGAAGTGGAAGGCCCGGGTCGAGGCGGCTCGTCAGGCCGGGCGCAAGGACGTCCCGACCCAGTCGGGCCTCGAAGAGATCTTCGAAGAGATCAGTCCGATCGAGGACTTCTCGGGGACCATGTCCTTGTCGTTCCGCGACCACCGGTTCGAGCCGCCCAAGTACTCAGTAGATGAGTGCAAAGACAAGGACATGACCTTCTCCGCCCCGATGTTCGTCACGGCGGAGTTCATCAATAACACCACCGGTGAGATCAAGAGCCAGACGGTGTTCATGGGCGACTTCCCGCTCATGACGCCGAAGGGCACCTTCATCATCAACGGCACCGAGCGTGTCGTGGTCTCCCAGCTGGTCCGTTCGCCCGGTGTCTACTTCGAGCGCAGCGTCGACAAGACGTCCGACAAGGACCTCTACGGCTGCAAGGTCATCCCGTCGCGGGGTGCCTGGCTCGAGTTCGAGATCGACAAGCGCGACAGCGTCGGTGTGCGCATCGACCGCAAGCGCAAGCAGGCCGTCACCGTGCTTCTCAAGGCGCTGGGATGGACCACCGAGCAGATCCTCGAGCGTTTCGGCCAGTACGAGTCGATGCGGGCCACCCTGGAGAAGGACCACACGGCCGGCCAGGACGACGCGCTGCTCGACATCTACCGCAAGCTGCGGCCGGGTGAGCCGCCGACCAAGGAGTCGGCGCAGACCCTGCTGGAAAACCTGTACTTCAACCCCAAGCGCTACGACCTCGCCAAGGTGGGCCGCTACAAGATCAACAAGAAGCTCGGTGTCGCTTCTGAGATCACGCAGGGCACGCTGACCGAGGACGACATCGTCGCCACGATCGAGTACATCGTCCGGCTGCACGCCGGCGAGGAGTCGATGCCGGCCGCCGAGGGCGCGCCCATCGACGACGTGATCGTCGAGGTCGACGACATCGACCACTTCGGCAACCGCCGCCTGCGCAGCGTCGGCGAGCTCATCCAGAACCAGGTCCGCCTGGGCCTGGCCCGCATGGAGCGCGTCGTGCGCGAGCGGATGACCACGCAGGACGTCGAGGCGATCACGCCGCAGACCCTGATCAACATCCGTCCGGTCGTGGCGTCGATCAAGGAGTTCTTCGGCACCTCGCAGCTGTCGCAGTTCATGGACCAGACCAACCCGCTGGCCGGCCTGACGCACAAGCGGCGTCTGTCCGCGCTGGGCCCCGGTGGTCTGTCCCGTGAGCGGGCCGGCTTCGAGGTCCGTGACGTGCACCCGTCCCACTACGGCCGGATGTGCCCGATCGAGACCCCCGAGGGTCCGAACATCGGCCTGATCGGCTCGCTGGCCTCCTACGGCCGGATCAACGCCTTCGGCTTCGTCGAGACGCCCTATCGCAAGGTCGTCGACGGCAAGGTGACCGGGCAGATCGACTACCTCACGGCTGACGAGGAAGACCGTTTCGTCAAGGCGCAGGCCAACACCAGGCTCAACCCCGACGGCTCGTTCGCCGAGGCCCGGGTCCTCGTTCGCACCAAGGGCGGCGAGACCGAGCTCGCCCGTGCCGAGGAGGTCGACTACATCGACGTGTCGCCGCGCCAGATGGTGTCGGTCGCCACGGCGATGATCCCCTTCCTCGAGCACGACGACGCCAACCGCGCGCTCATGGGCTCCAACATGCAGCGCCAGTCGGTGCCGCTGCTCAAGAGCGAGGCGCCGCTGGTCGGCACCGGCATGGAATACCGTGCCGCGACCGACGCCGGTGACGTCATCTGCGCCGAGAAGGCGGGTGTGGTCGAGGAGGTCTCCGCCGACTACGTCACCGTCATGAACGACGACGGCACCCGGACGACCTACCGGGTGGCGAAGTTCAAGCGCTCCAACCAGGGCACGAGCTTCAACCAGAAGCCCATCGTGGCCGAGGGCGACCGCATCGAGGTCAACCAGGTCATCGCCGACGGTCCCTGCACCGACAACGGCGAGATGGCGCTGGGCAAGAACCTGCTCGTGGCGTTCATGCCGTGGGAGGGCCACAACTACGAAGACGCGATCATCCTGTCCCAGCGGCTGGTGCAGGACGACGTCCTGTCCTCGATCCACATCGAGGAGCACGAGGTCGACGCCCGTGACACCAAGCTGGGCCCGGAGGAGATCACCCGCGACATCCCCAACGTCTCCGAAGAGGTCCTGGCAGACCTCGACGAGCGCGGCATCATCCGCATCGGCGCCGAGGTCGTCCCCGGTGACATCCTCGTCGGCAAGGTCACCCCGAAGGGTGAGACCGAGCTGACGCCGGAGGAGCGGCTGCTGCGTGCGATCTTCGGTGAGAAGGCCCGTGAGGTCCGTGACACCTCGCTGAAGGTGCCGCACGGCGAGCAGGGCAAGGTCATCGGCGTCCGCGTGTTCAGCCGCGAGGAGGGCGACGAGCTCCCGCCGGGTGTCAACGAGCTGGTCCGCGTCTACGTGGCCCAGAAGCGTAAGATCACCGACGGTGACAAGCTCGCCGGCCGCCACGGCAACAAGGGTGTCATCTCCAAGATCCTGCCGGTCGAGGACATGCCGTTCCTGGAGGACGGCACCCCGGTCGACATCATCCTCAACCCCCTCGGCGTGCCCGGCCGGATGAACGTCGGCCAGGTGCTGGAGACCCACCTCGGGTGGATCGCCGCCAGAGGCTGGGACATCTCGGGCATCGAGGAGGCCTGGGCCGAGCGGCTGCGCGACAAGGGCTTCGAGACGGTCGAGCCGCGCACCAACATGGCGACCCCGGTCTTCGACGGTGCCCACGAGGGCGAGATCGTCGGCCTGCTCAAGAACACCGTCCCCAACCGCGATGGCGACCGGATGGTGCAGGAGAGCGGCAAGGCGCGGCTGTTCGACGGCCGTTCCGGCGAACCGTTCCCCTACCCGATCGCGGTCGGCTACATCTACATCCTCAAGCTGCTCCACCTGGTCGACGACAAGATCCACGCCCGTTCGACGGGCCCGTACTCCATGATCACCCAGCAGCCGCTCGGCGGTAAGGCCCAGTTCGGTGGCCAGCGCTTCGGTGAGATGGAGGTGTGGGCCCTGGAGGCCTACGGCGCCGCCTACGCCCTCCAGGAGCTCCTGACCATCAAGTCCGACGACGTCCTCGGCCGCGTGAAGGTCTACGAGGCCATCGTCAAGGGCGAGAACATTCCCGAGCCGGGCATCCCGGAGTCCTTCAAGGTCCTCATCAAGGAGATGCAGTCGCTCTGCCTCAACGTCGAGGTGCTCTCCAGCGACGGCATGTCCATCGAGATGCGCGACACCGACGAGGACGTCTTCCGCGCCGCGGAGGAGCTCGGCATCGACCTGTCCCGGCGTGAGCCGAGCAGCGTGGAAGAAGTCTGA
- a CDS encoding DNA-directed RNA polymerase subunit beta': MLDVNFFDELRIGLATADDIRQWSHGEVKKPETINYRTLKPEKDGLFCEKIFGPTRDWECYCGKYKRVRFKGIICERCGVEVTRAKVRRERMGHIELAAPVTHIWYFKGVPSRLGYLLDLAPKDLEKVIYFAAYMITHVDTEMRERDLPSLEAKISVERQHIEQRRDADVEARQKKLESDLAELEAAGAKGDQRRKVREGAEREMRQLRDRAQRELDRLDEVWSRFKNLKVQDLEGDELLYREMRDRFGRYFKGGMGAQAIQDRLISFDLDAEAENLRETIRSGKGQKKARALKRLKVVSAFLNTTNSPRGMVLDCIPVIPPDLRPMVQLDGGRFATSDLNDLYRRVINRNNRLKRLLDLGAPEIIVNNEKRMLQEAVDALFDNGRRGRPVTGPGNRPLKSLSDMLKGKQGRFRQNLLGKRVDYSGRSVIVVGPQLKLHQCGLPKQMALELFKPFVMKRLVDLNHAQNIKSAKRMVERARPVVWDVLEEVITEHPVLLNRAPTLHRLGIQAFEPQLVEGKAIQIHPLVCTAFNADFDGDQMAVHLPLSAEAQAEARILMLSTNNILKPADGKPVTMPTQDMVIGLYWLTTQKDGAQGEGRVFGSIAEAQMAFDRRELEIQAKIQIRLKDVLPPRDWVAPEGWEQGDPLRLETTFGRCLFNQTLPMSYPFVNFQVGKKQLSTIVNELAETYPKVEVANSLDALKDAGFRWATRSGVTISIDDVVAPPNKSEIMENYERRADKVQREYERGLITDEERRQELIEIWTHATADVETDMVNAFPATNPVWMMVNSGARGNKMQVRQIAGIRGLVSNTKGETIPRPIKASFREGLSVLEYFISTHGQRKGLADTALRTADSGYLTRRLVDVAQDVIVREIDCGTDRAVPLHVGERDASGNLVKAENAESNVHGRILAEDVEVDGKVVVAKGVDINDIHVTKLVEAGVETVRTRSALVCEAKIGVCATCYGRSLATGKLVDVGEAVGIIAAQSIGEPGTQLTMRTFHTGGVAGADITHGLPRVQELFEARIPKGVAPISEAEGRVRIDETDKARKLVITPDDGSEEIAYPVSMRSRLLVSEGQRVGVGQQLVAGAVNPNEVLRILGPRAVQLHLVAEVQQVYRSQGVSIHDKHIEIIVRQMLKRVNVLESGDTDLLPGELVERPRFELMNRETVAEGGSPAAGRPVLMGITKASLATESWLSAASFQETTRVLTDAAIHAKSDSLLGLKENVIIGKLIPAGTGMPQYRNIRVEPTEEAKAAMYTVGGYDGSAADYTFGTGSGEAVPLEEYDFGQYNR; this comes from the coding sequence ATGCTGGACGTCAACTTCTTCGACGAGCTCAGGATCGGCCTCGCGACGGCCGACGACATCCGTCAGTGGTCGCACGGTGAGGTGAAGAAGCCGGAGACCATCAACTACCGGACTCTCAAGCCGGAGAAGGACGGGCTCTTCTGCGAGAAGATCTTCGGCCCGACCCGCGACTGGGAGTGCTACTGCGGCAAGTACAAGCGCGTCCGCTTCAAGGGCATCATCTGTGAGCGCTGCGGCGTCGAGGTGACCCGCGCCAAGGTGCGCCGTGAGCGGATGGGCCACATCGAGCTGGCCGCGCCCGTCACGCACATCTGGTACTTCAAGGGTGTCCCGTCGCGCCTCGGCTACCTGCTCGACCTCGCCCCGAAGGACCTGGAGAAGGTCATCTACTTCGCGGCGTACATGATCACGCATGTCGACACCGAGATGCGTGAGCGTGACCTGCCCTCGCTGGAGGCGAAGATCTCCGTCGAGCGGCAGCACATCGAGCAGCGCCGTGACGCCGACGTCGAGGCCCGCCAGAAGAAGCTCGAGTCCGACCTGGCCGAGCTGGAGGCCGCTGGCGCCAAGGGCGACCAGCGCCGCAAGGTCCGCGAGGGCGCCGAGCGCGAGATGCGTCAGCTCCGTGACCGGGCCCAGCGCGAGCTGGACCGGCTGGACGAGGTCTGGAGCCGCTTCAAGAACCTCAAGGTCCAGGACCTCGAGGGTGACGAGCTGCTCTACCGCGAGATGCGCGACCGCTTCGGCCGCTACTTCAAGGGTGGCATGGGCGCGCAGGCGATCCAGGACCGGCTGATCAGCTTCGACCTGGACGCCGAGGCCGAGAACCTCCGCGAGACCATCCGCAGCGGCAAGGGCCAGAAGAAGGCCCGCGCGCTCAAGCGGCTCAAGGTCGTCTCGGCGTTCCTCAACACCACCAACTCGCCGCGCGGCATGGTGCTCGACTGCATCCCGGTCATCCCGCCGGACCTGCGCCCGATGGTGCAGCTCGACGGTGGCCGGTTCGCGACCTCCGACCTGAACGACCTCTACCGCAGGGTCATCAACCGCAACAACCGCCTCAAGCGGCTGCTCGACCTCGGCGCGCCCGAGATCATCGTGAACAACGAGAAGCGGATGCTCCAGGAGGCCGTCGACGCGCTGTTCGACAACGGCCGTCGTGGTCGCCCGGTCACCGGTCCCGGCAACCGGCCGCTGAAGTCCCTCAGCGACATGCTGAAGGGTAAGCAGGGCCGCTTCCGCCAGAACCTCCTGGGCAAGCGAGTCGACTACTCCGGCCGTTCGGTCATCGTCGTCGGCCCGCAGCTCAAGCTGCACCAGTGCGGCCTGCCCAAGCAGATGGCGCTGGAGCTGTTCAAGCCGTTCGTGATGAAGCGGCTCGTGGACCTCAACCACGCGCAGAACATCAAGTCGGCCAAGCGGATGGTCGAGCGCGCCCGCCCCGTGGTGTGGGACGTGCTCGAAGAGGTCATCACCGAGCACCCGGTGCTGCTCAACCGCGCCCCGACGCTGCACCGTCTGGGCATCCAGGCGTTCGAGCCGCAGCTGGTCGAGGGCAAGGCCATCCAGATCCACCCGCTCGTCTGCACCGCCTTCAACGCGGACTTCGACGGCGACCAGATGGCCGTGCACCTGCCGCTGTCGGCCGAGGCCCAGGCCGAGGCGCGCATCCTGATGCTCTCGACCAACAACATCCTCAAGCCGGCCGACGGCAAGCCCGTGACGATGCCCACCCAGGACATGGTCATCGGCCTCTACTGGCTGACCACCCAGAAGGACGGCGCGCAGGGCGAGGGCCGGGTCTTCGGCTCCATCGCCGAGGCGCAGATGGCCTTCGACCGTCGCGAGCTGGAGATCCAGGCGAAGATCCAGATCCGGCTCAAGGACGTCCTGCCGCCGCGCGACTGGGTCGCGCCGGAGGGCTGGGAGCAGGGTGACCCGCTCCGCCTGGAGACGACGTTCGGCCGGTGCCTGTTCAACCAGACGCTGCCGATGAGCTACCCGTTCGTCAACTTCCAGGTCGGCAAGAAGCAGCTGTCCACGATCGTGAACGAGCTGGCCGAGACCTACCCCAAGGTCGAGGTCGCCAACTCGCTCGACGCGCTCAAGGACGCCGGCTTCCGCTGGGCGACCCGTTCCGGCGTCACGATCTCCATCGACGACGTCGTCGCGCCGCCGAACAAGTCCGAGATCATGGAGAACTACGAGCGCCGCGCCGACAAGGTGCAGCGTGAGTACGAGCGCGGTCTGATCACCGACGAGGAGCGCCGTCAGGAGCTCATCGAGATCTGGACCCACGCGACGGCCGACGTCGAGACCGACATGGTCAACGCCTTCCCGGCGACCAACCCGGTCTGGATGATGGTCAACTCCGGCGCCCGAGGCAACAAGATGCAGGTGCGGCAGATCGCCGGCATCCGTGGCCTGGTGTCCAACACCAAGGGTGAGACGATCCCGCGGCCGATCAAGGCCTCGTTCCGCGAGGGCCTGTCGGTGCTCGAGTACTTCATCTCCACCCACGGACAGCGCAAGGGTCTGGCCGACACCGCGCTGCGCACCGCCGACTCGGGTTACCTGACCCGTCGTCTGGTGGACGTGGCGCAGGACGTCATCGTCCGCGAGATCGACTGCGGCACCGACCGCGCGGTCCCGCTGCACGTCGGTGAGCGTGACGCGTCGGGCAACCTGGTCAAGGCCGAGAACGCCGAGTCCAACGTGCACGGCCGCATCCTGGCCGAGGACGTCGAGGTCGACGGCAAGGTCGTCGTGGCCAAGGGCGTCGACATCAACGACATCCACGTCACGAAGCTGGTCGAGGCCGGCGTCGAGACCGTCCGCACCCGCAGCGCGCTCGTCTGCGAGGCCAAGATCGGTGTCTGCGCGACCTGCTACGGCCGCTCGCTGGCCACCGGCAAGCTCGTGGACGTCGGCGAGGCGGTCGGCATCATCGCCGCCCAGTCGATCGGTGAGCCCGGCACGCAGCTGACGATGCGTACCTTCCACACCGGTGGTGTGGCCGGTGCCGACATCACCCACGGTCTGCCCCGAGTCCAGGAGCTCTTCGAGGCGCGCATCCCCAAGGGTGTCGCCCCGATCTCCGAGGCGGAGGGCCGGGTCCGCATCGACGAGACGGACAAGGCCCGGAAGCTCGTCATCACTCCGGACGACGGCTCGGAGGAGATCGCCTACCCGGTCTCGATGCGCTCGCGCCTGCTCGTCTCCGAGGGTCAGCGCGTCGGTGTCGGCCAGCAGCTCGTCGCCGGTGCGGTCAACCCCAACGAGGTGCTGCGCATCCTCGGCCCGCGGGCCGTGCAGCTGCACCTGGTGGCGGAGGTCCAGCAGGTCTACCGCTCGCAGGGTGTGTCGATCCACGACAAGCACATCGAGATCATCGTGCGGCAGATGCTCAAGCGCGTGAACGTGCTGGAGTCCGGTGACACCGACCTGCTGCCCGGCGAGCTCGTCGAGCGCCCGCGCTTCGAGCTGATGAACCGCGAGACGGTGGCGGAGGGCGGCTCGCCGGCCGCCGGCCGCCCGGTGCTCATGGGCATCACCAAGGCGTCGCTCGCGACCGAGTCGTGGCTGTCGGCGGCCTCCTTCCAGGAGACGACCAGGGTCCTGACGGACGCGGCGATCCACGCCAAGTCCGACTCGCTCCTGGGCCTGAAGGAGAACGTCATCATCGGTAAGCTCATCCCGGCTGGCACGGGCATGCCCCAGTACCGCAACATCCGGGTCGAGCCGACCGAGGAGGCCAAGGCCGCCATGTACACGGTGGGCGGCTACGACGGCTCCGCGGCCGACTACACCTTCGGCACCGGCAGCGGCGAGGCCGTGCCGCTGGAGGAGTACGACTTCGGGCAGTACAACCGATAG
- the rpsL gene encoding 30S ribosomal protein S12, whose protein sequence is MPTIQQLVRKGRQDKVSKTKTPALKGSPQRRGVCQRVYTTTPKKPNSALRKVARVRLTNGIEVTAYIPGVGHNLQEHSIVLVRGGRVKDLPGVRYKIIRGSLDTQGVRNRKQARSRYGAKKEKS, encoded by the coding sequence GTGCCCACTATTCAGCAGTTGGTCCGCAAGGGCCGGCAGGACAAGGTCTCCAAGACCAAGACTCCTGCCCTCAAGGGGAGTCCGCAGCGGCGCGGCGTGTGCCAGCGCGTCTACACCACTACCCCGAAGAAGCCCAACTCGGCACTGCGCAAGGTGGCCCGTGTCCGGCTCACCAACGGCATCGAGGTCACGGCCTACATCCCCGGTGTGGGCCACAACCTGCAGGAGCACTCCATCGTGCTCGTGCGTGGCGGTCGAGTGAAGGACCTGCCGGGTGTTCGCTACAAGATCATCCGCGGTTCGCTGGACACCCAGGGTGTCCGCAACCGCAAGCAGGCCCGTAGCCGCTACGGCGCGAAGAAGGAGAAGAGCTAA
- the rpsG gene encoding 30S ribosomal protein S7: MPRKGSPGRRQLMADPVYSSPLVTALINKVLLDGKRSIAQSIVYGALEGCREKTGNDPVVTLKRALDNVKPTLEVRSRRVGGATYQVPVEVRAARSTTLALRWLVQYSRARREKTMTERLMNELLDASNGLGASVKKREDTHKMAESNKAFAHYRW, encoded by the coding sequence ATGCCTCGTAAGGGTTCTCCTGGCCGTCGTCAGCTCATGGCTGACCCGGTTTACAGCTCGCCGCTGGTGACCGCCCTGATCAACAAGGTGCTCCTGGACGGCAAGCGCTCCATCGCGCAGTCGATCGTCTACGGCGCCCTCGAAGGCTGCAGGGAGAAGACGGGCAACGACCCGGTCGTCACCCTCAAGCGTGCGCTCGACAACGTCAAGCCGACCCTCGAGGTCCGCAGCCGCCGTGTCGGTGGCGCGACCTACCAGGTGCCGGTCGAGGTGCGCGCCGCGCGCAGCACCACCCTGGCTCTGCGCTGGCTGGTGCAGTACTCCCGCGCCCGCCGCGAGAAGACCATGACCGAGCGCCTCATGAACGAGCTCCTGGACGCCAGCAACGGCCTCGGGGCGAGTGTCAAGAAGCGCGAGGACACCCACAAGATGGCCGAGTCCAACAAGGCCTTCGCCCACTACCGCTGGTAA
- the fusA gene encoding elongation factor G: MAHIDAGKTTTTERILFYTGINYKIGEVHEGAATMDWMEQEQERGITITSAATTCEWAGHTINIIDTPGHVDFTIEVERSLRVLDGAVAVFDGVAGVEPQSETVWRQADRYDVPRICFVNKMDRVGAEFHRCVDMMVSRLGATPAVIQLPLGVEADFKGVIDLIKMKAYLWSAEAAKGEMYDTVDIPADHAEAAREWRDRLIETVAENDDELMELFLEGTEPTEEQLVAAIRRATLGSAINPVLCGTAFKNKGVQPLLDAIVAYLPAPTDIPAFKGHAVGNEEQEIERHADPTEPFSALAFKIASDPHLGKITYIRIYSGTLEAGSQVINSVKGKKERIGKIYQMHANKREERPSAIAGQIVAVMGLKDTTTGDTLSDPANQVVLESMTFPAPVINVAIEPKTKGDQEKLSTAIQRLAEEDPSFQVRRDEETGQTVIWGMGELHLEILVDRMRREFRVEANVGRPQVAYRETIRRKVQKVDYTHKKQTGGSGQFARVIIDLEPLGEGNDGYEFENKVTGGRVPREYIPSVDAGAQEAAEFGVLAGYPMVGVKVTLTDGAAHDVDSSEMAFKIAGSMAFKEAARKADAVLLEPMMAVEVTTPEDYMGDVIGDLNGRRGQIQAMDERAGARVVQALVPLSEMFGYVGDLRSKTQGRASYSMQFDSYAEVPPGIAKEIVAKARGE; encoded by the coding sequence ATGGCCCATATCGACGCGGGCAAGACCACCACGACCGAGCGCATCCTGTTCTACACCGGCATCAACTACAAGATCGGTGAAGTCCACGAGGGCGCTGCCACCATGGACTGGATGGAGCAGGAGCAGGAGCGCGGCATCACGATTACGTCGGCCGCGACGACCTGCGAGTGGGCCGGTCACACCATCAACATCATCGACACGCCCGGCCACGTCGACTTCACCATCGAGGTGGAGCGTTCGCTCCGCGTCCTCGACGGCGCCGTCGCCGTGTTCGACGGTGTCGCGGGTGTCGAGCCGCAGTCGGAGACGGTGTGGCGCCAGGCTGACCGCTACGACGTGCCCCGCATCTGCTTCGTGAACAAGATGGACCGGGTCGGCGCGGAGTTCCACCGCTGCGTCGACATGATGGTCAGCCGCCTGGGCGCGACCCCGGCGGTCATCCAGCTGCCGTTGGGCGTTGAGGCCGACTTCAAGGGCGTCATCGACCTCATCAAGATGAAGGCCTACCTCTGGAGCGCCGAGGCGGCCAAGGGCGAGATGTACGACACCGTCGACATCCCGGCCGACCACGCCGAGGCCGCCCGTGAGTGGCGCGACCGGCTGATCGAGACCGTCGCCGAGAACGACGACGAGCTGATGGAGCTCTTCCTCGAGGGCACCGAGCCCACCGAGGAGCAGCTGGTCGCGGCCATCCGCCGCGCCACGCTGGGCAGCGCCATCAACCCGGTCCTGTGCGGCACCGCGTTCAAGAACAAGGGCGTGCAGCCCCTGCTCGACGCGATCGTCGCCTACCTCCCCGCGCCGACCGACATCCCGGCCTTCAAGGGCCACGCGGTCGGCAACGAGGAGCAGGAGATCGAGCGGCACGCGGACCCGACCGAGCCGTTCTCCGCCCTGGCCTTCAAGATCGCCAGCGACCCGCACCTGGGCAAGATCACCTACATCCGCATCTACTCGGGCACGCTCGAGGCCGGTTCACAGGTCATCAACTCTGTGAAGGGCAAGAAGGAGCGGATCGGCAAGATCTACCAGATGCACGCCAACAAGCGCGAGGAGCGCCCGTCGGCGATTGCCGGTCAGATCGTCGCCGTGATGGGTCTGAAGGACACCACCACCGGTGACACCCTGTCCGACCCGGCCAACCAGGTCGTGCTCGAGTCGATGACGTTCCCGGCTCCGGTCATCAACGTCGCCATCGAGCCCAAGACCAAGGGCGACCAGGAGAAGCTGTCGACCGCGATCCAGCGGCTGGCCGAGGAGGACCCGTCCTTCCAGGTCCGCCGTGACGAGGAGACCGGCCAGACGGTCATCTGGGGCATGGGCGAGCTTCACCTCGAGATCCTCGTGGACCGTATGCGCCGCGAGTTCAGGGTCGAGGCCAACGTCGGCCGTCCGCAGGTCGCCTACCGCGAGACCATCCGCCGCAAGGTGCAGAAGGTCGACTACACCCACAAGAAGCAGACCGGTGGTTCCGGTCAGTTCGCGCGGGTCATCATCGACCTGGAGCCGCTGGGCGAGGGCAACGACGGCTACGAGTTCGAGAACAAGGTCACGGGCGGTCGCGTCCCGAGGGAGTACATCCCCTCGGTCGACGCCGGCGCCCAGGAGGCTGCCGAGTTCGGCGTGCTGGCCGGCTACCCGATGGTGGGCGTGAAGGTGACGCTGACCGACGGTGCGGCGCACGACGTCGACTCCTCCGAGATGGCCTTCAAGATCGCCGGCTCGATGGCCTTCAAGGAGGCCGCGCGCAAGGCTGACGCTGTGCTCCTCGAGCCGATGATGGCCGTTGAGGTCACCACGCCCGAGGATTACATGGGTGACGTCATCGGTGACCTCAACGGTCGCCGCGGGCAGATCCAGGCGATGGACGAGCGGGCCGGTGCCCGTGTCGTCCAGGCGCTCGTACCGCTGTCTGAGATGTTCGGCTACGTGGGTGACCTGCGTAGCAAGACGCAGGGGCGCGCGAGCTACAGCATGCAGTTCGACTCCTACGCTGAGGTGCCCCCGGGCATCGCCAAGGAGATCGTCGCGAAGGCCCGGGGCGAATAG